A genomic stretch from Acetobacter ascendens includes:
- the rpsA gene encoding 30S ribosomal protein S1, with product MASATTQTADHFRGEDFASLLDETLGRDSGFDGSVVRGRVVRLTDDYAIVDVGLKSEGRVALREFAPPGVKPEVKPGDIVELYVERYEDRDGSIVLSREKARREEAWTSLEKAFEANQRVNGTIYGRVKGGFTVDLGGAMAFLPGSQVDIRPVRDVSPLMGVPQPFQILKMDRARGNIVVSRRAVLEETRAEQRSELIQGLTEGMILDGVVKNITDYGAFVDLGGVDGLLHVTDIAWKRINHPSEALQIGQPVRVQVIRFNPETQRISLGMKQLEADPWENVALKYPPGARFTGRVTNITDYGAFVELEPGVEGLVHVSEMSWTKKNVHPGKIVATSQEVDVMVLDVDSTKRRISLGLKQVQRNPWEQFAEEHKVGSTVEGEIRNITEFGLFIGLSADIDGMVHMSDLSWDEPGEEAMKHYEKGQVVKAKVLDVDVEKERISLGIKQLQEDPAADALASVQKGSIVTCTVTAVQTNGIEVKVDDVLTGFIRRAELARDKAEQRPERFAVGERVDAKIISVDRAARKLALTIKGREVEEDKQAINEYGSADSGASLGDILGAAIRRRNTDGED from the coding sequence ATGGCTTCAGCCACAACCCAAACTGCGGATCACTTCCGCGGTGAAGATTTTGCCTCCCTTCTGGATGAAACCCTTGGCCGGGATTCGGGCTTTGATGGCTCCGTTGTTCGTGGCCGCGTTGTTCGTCTGACCGATGATTACGCTATTGTTGATGTCGGCTTGAAAAGCGAAGGCCGCGTTGCTCTGCGTGAATTTGCACCTCCGGGTGTAAAGCCGGAAGTTAAGCCTGGCGATATCGTTGAACTGTATGTTGAACGGTATGAAGATCGCGATGGCAGCATCGTGCTTTCCCGTGAAAAAGCACGCCGTGAAGAAGCTTGGACAAGCCTGGAAAAGGCTTTCGAAGCCAATCAGCGCGTCAACGGCACCATTTATGGCCGTGTGAAGGGTGGCTTCACGGTTGATCTGGGTGGCGCCATGGCGTTCCTGCCTGGCAGCCAGGTAGATATCCGCCCTGTGCGTGATGTCAGCCCGCTGATGGGTGTGCCCCAGCCGTTCCAGATTCTGAAAATGGATCGCGCTCGTGGCAACATCGTTGTGTCCCGTCGTGCCGTTCTGGAAGAAACGCGTGCTGAACAGCGCAGCGAACTGATCCAGGGCCTGACGGAAGGCATGATTCTGGATGGTGTGGTCAAGAACATCACCGACTACGGTGCGTTCGTTGATCTGGGCGGCGTTGATGGCCTTCTGCATGTGACCGACATTGCATGGAAGCGCATCAACCATCCGTCCGAAGCTCTGCAGATCGGCCAGCCAGTGCGCGTGCAGGTTATCCGCTTCAACCCGGAAACGCAGCGTATCTCCCTTGGCATGAAGCAGCTTGAAGCTGATCCGTGGGAAAATGTTGCCCTGAAGTACCCGCCGGGTGCGCGCTTCACGGGCCGCGTGACCAACATCACCGATTACGGCGCATTTGTTGAGCTGGAACCGGGCGTTGAAGGTCTGGTGCACGTGTCTGAAATGTCCTGGACGAAAAAGAATGTCCATCCGGGCAAGATCGTCGCGACCTCTCAGGAAGTGGACGTGATGGTTCTGGATGTGGACAGCACCAAGCGCCGCATTTCTCTGGGCCTCAAGCAGGTTCAGCGCAACCCGTGGGAGCAGTTCGCGGAAGAGCACAAAGTTGGCTCCACCGTAGAAGGCGAAATCCGCAACATCACCGAGTTCGGTCTGTTCATCGGTCTGTCTGCAGACATCGACGGCATGGTTCACATGTCCGACCTGTCTTGGGACGAACCAGGCGAAGAAGCCATGAAGCACTACGAAAAGGGCCAGGTTGTCAAAGCCAAGGTTCTGGATGTGGATGTGGAAAAAGAACGTATCTCTCTGGGCATTAAGCAGCTTCAGGAAGATCCGGCAGCCGATGCGCTTGCTAGTGTTCAGAAGGGCTCCATCGTAACCTGCACCGTGACCGCTGTTCAGACGAACGGTATCGAAGTGAAGGTTGATGATGTTCTGACCGGCTTCATCCGTCGCGCTGAACTGGCCCGTGATAAGGCAGAACAGCGTCCGGAACGCTTTGCTGTTGGCGAACGTGTGGATGCGAAGATCATCTCTGTTGATCGTGCAGCCCGCAAGCTGGCCCTGACCATTAAGGGTCGCGAAGTGGAAGAAGATAAGCAGGCCATCAACGAATACGGCTCTGCTGATAGCGGCGCTTCCCTGGGTGATATCCTGGGTGCAGCTATCCGTCGTCGTAACACAGACGGCGAAGACTAA